A genomic window from Streptomyces sp. NBC_01429 includes:
- a CDS encoding VMAP-C domain-containing protein: protein MIDAYGGPGGGAPGVPNDSVRALVDLVMAATVRIHAAERGYDPEGPGGSFLGSGFFIAPSWVLTCAHVAMQGEGRDVAVVFESGPESGLTSVAGTVVAALPEAPREPGADPMAAPRGSWPAPDLALIRLGRPVDHACVYVAERPAPFFGGGQVLYTGWTEVGGRIKRLTGRCTVQGTVGGWADPDEQMRLGGDVLPPGVSGGPTVDLTRGEVVGVLKSQLVGGMGGTSIGIERLRSLPVPGAMAGAEADDDYQAVFHAHDRYHADQHASRVNQGPTWVDVQDGLGAGAGRVLSPQQRIALLGRLADLPPPVSTHSLLDLLVRLPGVHTVDRYPAPRGWRDGLGALYENRGGEAALRLVLSYCVSVISAERPYVTQSTAAAEESLWNWVDGIAADRLPRDFRNEIFLLRAAARHRTDREQRRASPAYGEGPREGERPFVLLELEPRGWERDSYDWRVGVARHTGEVVPVGEDSRGTAGHELATRLGAPLTEAFRRCDEPDSPAVLQVAVVQAQLGLEVDGWRLSADEPPLGAVRPVVVRPSDQEPPLTEDEARERRARWDRVRSAAVRARIVDCEGGLRVPVPLDDELRTLAHETVPVLCRYADRPDAETAAGLTRLVRGGFHIALLRRGRDRSHAVCADFHRRAVATVAEAGGADQLPRTVLELRRGVWAGRAETYWSDGVALFYDDPTHPLPGSGHLLEAP, encoded by the coding sequence GTGATCGACGCGTACGGCGGCCCCGGCGGGGGCGCGCCGGGTGTGCCGAACGACAGCGTGCGTGCGCTCGTGGACCTCGTCATGGCGGCGACCGTGCGCATCCATGCCGCGGAGCGCGGGTATGACCCTGAGGGGCCGGGCGGAAGCTTCCTGGGGAGCGGCTTCTTCATCGCCCCGAGCTGGGTTCTCACGTGTGCGCATGTGGCGATGCAGGGGGAGGGGCGGGACGTGGCGGTGGTCTTCGAATCCGGTCCCGAATCCGGTCTCACCTCGGTCGCCGGCACCGTCGTCGCCGCGCTTCCCGAGGCGCCCCGCGAGCCCGGTGCCGACCCGATGGCCGCTCCGCGCGGCAGCTGGCCCGCGCCCGATCTCGCCCTGATCCGGCTCGGACGGCCCGTCGACCACGCCTGCGTGTACGTCGCGGAGCGCCCCGCCCCGTTCTTCGGCGGCGGCCAGGTGCTCTACACCGGCTGGACGGAGGTGGGCGGCCGGATCAAGCGGCTGACCGGGCGGTGCACCGTCCAGGGCACGGTGGGCGGCTGGGCCGATCCCGACGAGCAGATGCGCCTCGGCGGTGATGTGCTGCCGCCGGGGGTCTCCGGCGGGCCGACCGTCGACCTGACCCGCGGCGAGGTGGTCGGGGTGCTCAAGTCGCAGCTCGTCGGCGGCATGGGCGGGACCTCGATCGGCATCGAGCGGCTGCGGTCGCTGCCGGTGCCGGGCGCGATGGCCGGTGCCGAGGCCGACGACGACTACCAGGCCGTGTTCCACGCCCACGACCGCTACCACGCCGACCAGCACGCCAGCCGGGTCAACCAGGGACCCACCTGGGTCGATGTGCAGGACGGCCTCGGCGCGGGCGCCGGCCGGGTGCTCAGCCCGCAGCAGCGCATCGCCCTGCTCGGCAGGCTCGCCGACCTGCCGCCCCCGGTCTCCACCCACAGCCTGCTCGATCTGCTGGTCCGGCTGCCGGGCGTGCACACGGTCGACCGCTATCCGGCGCCGCGCGGCTGGCGCGACGGGCTCGGCGCGCTGTACGAGAACAGGGGCGGGGAGGCCGCGCTCAGACTCGTCCTGAGCTACTGCGTGAGCGTCATCTCCGCCGAGCGGCCCTATGTCACCCAGTCCACGGCCGCGGCCGAGGAGTCCCTGTGGAACTGGGTGGACGGCATCGCGGCCGACCGGCTCCCGCGCGACTTCCGCAATGAGATCTTCCTGCTCAGGGCGGCGGCCAGGCACCGCACCGACCGCGAGCAGCGGCGTGCCTCCCCGGCCTACGGCGAGGGTCCCCGCGAGGGCGAGCGCCCCTTCGTCCTGCTGGAGCTGGAGCCGCGCGGCTGGGAGCGCGACAGCTACGACTGGCGGGTCGGTGTCGCCCGGCACACCGGCGAGGTGGTGCCGGTCGGCGAGGACAGCCGGGGCACCGCGGGTCACGAACTGGCCACCAGGCTGGGCGCCCCGCTGACCGAGGCGTTCCGGCGGTGCGACGAGCCGGACAGCCCCGCCGTGCTCCAGGTCGCCGTCGTACAGGCCCAGTTGGGACTGGAGGTCGACGGCTGGCGGCTGTCGGCGGACGAGCCCCCGCTCGGCGCCGTACGGCCCGTGGTCGTCCGCCCCTCCGACCAGGAGCCGCCGCTCACGGAGGACGAGGCACGGGAGCGGCGGGCGCGCTGGGACCGCGTCAGGAGCGCCGCCGTCCGGGCCCGGATCGTCGACTGCGAGGGCGGATTGCGGGTACCCGTACCGCTGGACGACGAGCTGCGGACGCTGGCGCACGAGACCGTGCCGGTGCTCTGCCGCTACGCCGACCGGCCCGACGCGGAGACGGCCGCCGGGCTGACGCGGCTGGTGCGCGGCGGCTTCCACATCGCCCTGCTGCGGCGCGGCAGGGACCGCTCCCACGCCGTATGCGCGGACTTCCACCGCCGGGCCGTCGCCACGGTCGCCGAGGCGGGCGGCGCCGACCAGCTGCCGCGTACGGTCCTCGAACTGCGCCGGGGCGTCTGGGCGGGCCGCGCGGAGACGTACTGGTCGGACGGGGTCGCCCTGTTCTACGACGATCCGACCCACCCGCTGCCCGGCTCGGGCCACTTGCTGGAGGCGCCGTGA
- a CDS encoding CU044_2847 family protein: MDDGGATVTRIELPDGTPVWARISGAAELERPSGGLEYSDTGFAEQVQARVESLQSVVTGVARSLAGPLRAVRPDEVSVEFGIELTAKAGRVVGLLADGEAKGAIKVTLTWSGGGPPADLSGPAVVPPQAAAGPRGAPPGAPAHPGGPTPRAGSGR; encoded by the coding sequence ATGGATGATGGCGGGGCGACGGTCACACGCATCGAGTTGCCGGACGGGACGCCCGTCTGGGCCAGGATCAGCGGCGCGGCGGAGCTGGAGCGGCCCTCCGGGGGGCTGGAGTACTCGGACACCGGGTTCGCCGAGCAGGTGCAGGCCCGGGTGGAGAGTCTCCAGTCGGTGGTGACCGGCGTCGCGCGGTCGCTGGCCGGGCCGCTGCGCGCGGTGCGCCCCGACGAGGTGAGCGTCGAGTTCGGCATCGAGCTGACCGCCAAGGCGGGCCGGGTCGTGGGGCTGCTCGCGGACGGCGAGGCCAAGGGGGCCATCAAGGTCACGCTCACCTGGAGCGGCGGCGGTCCGCCCGCCGATCTGAGCGGCCCCGCCGTCGTACCGCCGCAGGCCGCCGCAGGACCCAGGGGCGCACCCCCCGGCGCACCGGCGCATCCCGGCGGGCCCACGCCCCGGGCCGGGAGCGGACGGTGA
- a CDS encoding DUF6104 family protein has product MYFTDRGIEELEKRRGQEEVTLEWLAEQLRTFVDLNPDFEVPVERLATWLARLDDDEDDDE; this is encoded by the coding sequence ATGTACTTCACCGACCGAGGGATCGAGGAGCTGGAGAAGCGGCGCGGCCAGGAGGAGGTCACTCTTGAGTGGCTGGCCGAGCAGCTGCGTACGTTCGTCGATCTGAACCCCGACTTCGAAGTGCCGGTGGAGCGCCTGGCGACCTGGCTGGCGCGGCTGGACGACGACGAGGACGACGACGAATAG
- a CDS encoding DUF4097 family beta strand repeat-containing protein, which produces MAESTWEVAEPERLTFDGPVTALNVRIVSGTVNVVGTDRDGARLEVSQLEGPPLIVTRSGSTLTVAYEDLPWKGFLKWLDPKGWHRRAVVSLAVPADTSVEVGVVGAGAVISGVRGRTDVRGVSGDTALVGLSGEVRADTVSGGLEAQAVTGDLRFHSVSGDLTVIEGAGSSVRADSVSGDMVIDLDPAGKPTDIQLTTVSGEVAIRLPHPADARVEANTASGSVSNAFDDLRVSGQWGAKKITGNLGAGTGTLRATTVTGSIALLRKPPAEEDPHIPSQAGAPSATDAEATGEAATGPTADSKEL; this is translated from the coding sequence ATGGCAGAGTCGACATGGGAAGTCGCCGAGCCCGAGAGGCTCACCTTCGACGGCCCGGTCACCGCACTCAACGTGCGGATCGTCAGCGGCACGGTGAACGTCGTCGGCACGGACCGGGACGGCGCCCGTCTGGAGGTCTCCCAGTTGGAGGGCCCTCCGCTGATCGTGACGAGAAGCGGCTCCACCCTCACCGTCGCCTACGAGGATCTGCCCTGGAAGGGCTTCCTCAAATGGCTCGACCCCAAGGGCTGGCACCGCCGGGCGGTCGTCTCCCTCGCCGTCCCCGCGGACACCTCCGTCGAGGTCGGCGTGGTGGGCGCGGGCGCCGTGATCTCCGGGGTCCGGGGGCGTACGGATGTGCGCGGGGTGAGCGGTGACACGGCTCTGGTGGGACTGTCCGGCGAGGTCAGGGCCGATACGGTGTCGGGCGGCCTGGAGGCCCAGGCCGTCACCGGGGATCTGCGCTTCCACTCCGTCTCCGGCGATCTGACGGTCATCGAGGGAGCGGGTTCGTCCGTACGGGCCGACTCGGTCAGCGGCGACATGGTGATCGACCTCGATCCGGCGGGCAAGCCCACCGACATCCAGCTGACGACGGTCTCGGGGGAGGTCGCGATCCGGCTGCCGCATCCGGCGGACGCGCGGGTCGAGGCGAATACCGCCAGCGGATCGGTGTCCAACGCGTTCGACGATCTGCGGGTGAGCGGCCAGTGGGGCGCGAAGAAGATCACCGGCAATCTGGGCGCGGGCACCGGCACGCTCAGGGCGACGACCGTCACCGGCTCGATCGCTCTGCTGCGCAAGCCACCTGCGGAGGAGGACCCGCACATCCCCTCCCAGGCCGGCGCCCCCTCAGCCACCGACGCCGAGGCCACCGGCGAAGCCGCCACCGGCCCGACCGCCGACTCCAAGGAGCTGTGA
- a CDS encoding helix-turn-helix transcriptional regulator, with protein sequence MSPVFAHGRLRLYLLKLLDEAPRHGYEVIRLLEERFEGLYAPSAGTVYPRLAKLEAEGLVTHATEGGRKVYSITDAGRAELAGRTGELADLELEIRDSVSELAAEIRDDVRGAAGALRSEMRAAASETRDGGGHTEWDKTFADSDSWRTAKEELKRAKHEWKEQTRRAKDESRRAREEAQQARRQAKEAQETARQEMQRIAKQVQDQVQDHFARGDWPTGVREGLSELAGQLGGLTGQSWSRPAKEAPKPEEHGPRPDFRKLPVDIYADLPTTGDPARDLDRLLDRFRDDIRDAARDNGVTDAQLGEARHHLSAVAARLGSLLRETPEDGGIPPE encoded by the coding sequence ATGTCTCCGGTCTTCGCCCACGGCCGACTCCGCCTCTATCTGCTCAAGCTCCTGGACGAGGCCCCCCGCCACGGCTACGAGGTGATCAGGCTGCTGGAGGAGCGCTTCGAGGGCCTGTACGCGCCGTCCGCCGGCACGGTCTACCCCCGGCTGGCCAAGCTGGAGGCCGAGGGCCTGGTCACCCACGCCACCGAGGGCGGCCGCAAGGTCTACTCCATCACCGACGCGGGCCGCGCCGAGTTGGCCGGGCGGACGGGGGAACTGGCCGACCTGGAGCTGGAGATCCGCGACTCCGTCTCGGAACTGGCCGCCGAGATCCGTGACGACGTACGGGGCGCGGCGGGGGCGCTGCGCAGCGAGATGCGCGCGGCGGCCTCCGAGACGCGGGACGGCGGCGGGCACACGGAGTGGGACAAGACCTTCGCGGACAGCGACTCCTGGCGCACCGCGAAGGAGGAGCTGAAGCGCGCGAAGCACGAGTGGAAGGAACAGACCCGCCGGGCGAAGGACGAGTCCCGCCGCGCCCGCGAGGAGGCGCAGCAGGCCCGCCGCCAGGCCAAGGAGGCCCAGGAGACGGCGCGTCAGGAGATGCAGCGCATCGCCAAGCAGGTCCAGGACCAGGTCCAGGACCACTTCGCCCGGGGCGACTGGCCCACCGGGGTCAGGGAGGGCCTGTCCGAGCTGGCCGGACAGCTGGGCGGTCTGACGGGACAGTCGTGGTCCCGCCCGGCGAAGGAGGCCCCGAAGCCCGAGGAACACGGGCCACGCCCCGACTTCCGCAAGCTCCCGGTGGACATCTACGCGGACCTGCCGACCACGGGCGACCCGGCCCGCGATCTGGACCGTCTGCTGGACCGCTTCCGCGACGACATCCGTGACGCCGCGAGGGACAACGGCGTCACGGACGCCCAGCTCGGCGAGGCCCGCCACCATCTGTCGGCGGTGGCCGCGCGCCTCGGCTCGCTGCTGCGGGAGACACCGGAGGACGGCGGCATACCGCCGGAGTGA